One Peribacillus simplex NBRC 15720 = DSM 1321 genomic region harbors:
- a CDS encoding monooxygenase has protein sequence MSYILQVDFKMEGPFGNEMVKEFTDLAKSINDEEGLIWKIWTEDSEAKEAGGIYLFETKESACKYLTMHTARLKGFGIEKVNGKIFEVNEGLTSINHGPIK, from the coding sequence ATGTCTTATATTTTACAAGTGGATTTTAAAATGGAGGGACCATTCGGCAACGAAATGGTAAAAGAATTTACTGATTTAGCAAAAAGCATTAATGATGAAGAAGGCTTGATCTGGAAGATTTGGACCGAAGACAGTGAGGCAAAGGAAGCTGGTGGAATTTATCTGTTTGAAACGAAGGAATCCGCATGTAAGTACTTGACTATGCATACAGCGAGGTTAAAAGGGTTTGGAATAGAGAAGGTCAATGGAAAAATATTCGAAGTGAATGAAGGTTTGACTTCAATCAATCATGGACCAATTAAATAA
- a CDS encoding metal-sensitive transcriptional regulator, whose amino-acid sequence MEYDKNVINRLKRIEGQIKGVLGMMEQGKDCREIVTQLSAARNAIDRTMGVIVSDNLEKCVRENVEKGEGTDHLVKEAVELLIKSR is encoded by the coding sequence ATGGAGTATGATAAAAATGTCATTAATCGCTTGAAGCGGATTGAAGGACAAATCAAGGGTGTTCTTGGAATGATGGAGCAGGGAAAAGATTGCAGGGAAATCGTCACTCAATTGTCTGCTGCACGTAATGCCATCGATAGGACCATGGGTGTTATTGTAAGTGACAATCTTGAGAAATGCGTTCGGGAAAACGTCGAGAAAGGCGAGGGCACTGATCATCTTGTCAAGGAAGCGGTTGAGTTGCTGATTAAAAGCAGGTAA
- a CDS encoding APC family permease, with protein MRAKTTVTSGLIQEEPNFKRVLTLPSLVFYGLAYLIPTTIFDMYGIVSNITHGMFSLTHALTAIAILFTAFSYGSMVAAFPVSGSAYTYAQQAINPYIGFLTGWTVMMDYLLVPMLSYVIAANYMNAIFPEIPNWIWILGLTVLVTTISYVGINVTAKVNNIIVLVQLSIIAIVTIFLIKFIAQGGGMGSFFSWDVFVNTSEFAKPEVGWGVIFTGASILVLSYFGFDAVTMVAEEAINPRVNVPRAVLIICAGAGLLFTTVSYLMLLAWPAGWSEFTDVNTGALELFKKIGLGILAVIYPFFTMIGAIAGPLAAQTSCSRMLCKMGGDRIIPKFFGYIHPKKATPTNSILFIGSLSLTALFLDVKTVISLVNFGALFGCTFVNISVIFYYFIKQKKRKGINIVRYLLFPSIGAIITLFFLYKLDMYAKTAGLIWLTVGVIYLGLNTNFFKKLPPELNMNEMKG; from the coding sequence TTGAGAGCTAAAACCACCGTTACTTCTGGTTTAATTCAAGAAGAGCCGAATTTTAAGAGAGTTCTAACCCTTCCTTCCCTTGTATTTTACGGCCTTGCTTATTTAATACCTACGACAATTTTTGATATGTATGGAATTGTATCTAATATAACTCACGGAATGTTTTCTTTAACTCACGCGTTAACCGCAATAGCTATACTGTTTACAGCATTTAGTTATGGCAGCATGGTTGCCGCTTTCCCGGTTTCAGGTTCTGCATACACGTATGCCCAACAGGCAATAAATCCATATATTGGTTTTTTAACGGGTTGGACAGTTATGATGGATTATCTTCTTGTACCTATGCTGTCTTACGTTATTGCTGCTAACTATATGAATGCGATTTTCCCTGAAATACCTAATTGGATATGGATCCTCGGATTAACTGTCCTTGTGACAACTATTAGCTATGTTGGCATTAACGTTACTGCCAAAGTAAACAATATAATTGTTTTGGTTCAGCTCTCCATTATAGCTATTGTAACGATTTTTTTAATTAAATTTATTGCCCAAGGTGGAGGAATGGGATCCTTTTTCTCGTGGGATGTATTTGTAAACACTAGTGAGTTTGCTAAACCAGAAGTAGGATGGGGAGTCATTTTTACTGGTGCATCTATACTGGTACTATCATATTTTGGATTTGATGCTGTAACAATGGTAGCGGAAGAAGCTATAAATCCGAGAGTTAATGTTCCAAGAGCGGTATTAATAATTTGTGCGGGTGCGGGGCTTTTATTTACAACCGTATCTTACTTAATGCTATTAGCCTGGCCTGCAGGCTGGAGTGAATTCACAGATGTAAATACGGGAGCACTTGAATTATTTAAAAAGATTGGTTTAGGTATACTCGCTGTTATCTATCCTTTTTTTACCATGATTGGAGCAATAGCGGGTCCTTTAGCTGCACAAACCTCTTGTTCCCGTATGCTGTGTAAAATGGGTGGCGACAGAATTATACCAAAGTTTTTTGGCTACATTCACCCTAAAAAAGCTACTCCAACAAATAGTATTTTATTTATCGGGTCTCTTAGTTTAACTGCTTTGTTTCTTGATGTAAAAACAGTCATTTCTTTAGTAAACTTCGGCGCACTGTTTGGCTGTACCTTCGTAAATATATCTGTTATATTCTATTATTTTATTAAGCAGAAAAAACGTAAAGGCATAAATATTGTACGATATTTGTTATTCCCCTCTATTGGAGCAATAATCACGCTATTCTTTTTATACAAATTGGATATGTATGCAAAGACTGCAGGTTTGATTTGGTTGACAGTTGGAGTTATTTACCTTGGACTAAATACAAATTTCTTCAAAAAACTTCCACCGGAATTAAATATGAATGAAATGAAGGGATGA
- a CDS encoding FadR/GntR family transcriptional regulator yields MAIVSETVQKFLCDFILKNNLTCGDQLPSERELAKLLEVSRSSVREALQSLSEKEIIEKKVGKGVYVKKSLQLNDKEFSSTFDISVNIENSLDLLELRKVIEAEIAYLAAKRIKPNEINILEQSLVDLEVSIKMESSIIVPDLVFHRTLARSTNNQVIIDMYNNISEFFKKVRIEMATYDDTKNALYYHQQILKAVKKGESDRSSKLMKEHIEDVKSHYIKMVEEYKNVQSTYT; encoded by the coding sequence ATGGCGATTGTAAGTGAAACTGTTCAAAAATTTTTATGTGATTTTATCCTTAAAAATAATCTTACATGTGGTGACCAGCTTCCGTCTGAAAGAGAATTGGCAAAACTATTAGAAGTCAGCAGATCTTCTGTAAGAGAGGCATTGCAATCACTTTCTGAAAAAGAAATTATAGAAAAAAAAGTAGGAAAGGGGGTGTATGTAAAGAAAAGTTTACAGCTCAATGACAAAGAATTTTCAAGCACGTTCGATATATCTGTCAATATAGAAAATTCTCTAGACTTATTAGAACTTCGCAAAGTGATTGAAGCTGAAATCGCTTATTTGGCTGCAAAACGGATAAAACCGAATGAAATCAATATTCTTGAACAATCGCTTGTCGACTTAGAAGTGAGTATTAAAATGGAATCTTCTATTATTGTTCCTGATCTTGTATTTCATAGAACGCTTGCACGATCTACAAACAATCAAGTGATTATTGATATGTACAATAATATTTCAGAATTTTTCAAAAAGGTAAGGATTGAAATGGCAACTTATGATGATACAAAAAATGCACTTTATTACCATCAACAGATCTTGAAGGCGGTGAAAAAAGGAGAATCAGATAGAAGTTCTAAATTAATGAAAGAACATATTGAAGATGTGAAAAGCCATTATATCAAAATGGTAGAGGAGTATAAGAACGTCCAAAGCACATACACCTGA
- a CDS encoding aspartate/glutamate racemase family protein, translating into MQKVVGIIGGMGPLATVDLMKKIISYTPAMKDQDHIHIIADNYSQIPDRTTAILGKGTDPTPYIIQSAQRLENAGADFLVIACNTAHFFFELVQKSVSIPILHMPLETSRFLQENSFRKVGLLATDGTINTKLYQHSCQNYDIEVIEPDKDMQKEVMDGIYAIKGSNLEKGHFCLSKVANKLIKQGAVAIIAGCTEIPLVLRSSQDICIIDPTEILAKTVIKTANETNKKIQLV; encoded by the coding sequence ATGCAGAAAGTAGTAGGAATTATTGGTGGAATGGGCCCGTTAGCAACAGTTGATTTAATGAAAAAAATTATTTCTTATACGCCTGCAATGAAGGATCAAGATCATATCCATATCATTGCCGACAACTATTCTCAAATACCTGATCGAACTACAGCTATTTTGGGAAAAGGAACAGATCCTACTCCATATATTATACAATCAGCACAGCGACTAGAGAACGCTGGTGCTGATTTTCTAGTAATTGCATGTAATACTGCTCACTTTTTCTTTGAATTAGTACAAAAATCCGTTAGTATTCCTATCTTGCATATGCCTTTAGAAACGTCTCGCTTTTTACAAGAAAATAGTTTTAGAAAAGTAGGTTTGTTAGCTACAGACGGGACGATTAATACAAAACTGTATCAACATAGTTGTCAAAACTACGATATTGAGGTCATTGAGCCTGATAAAGACATGCAGAAAGAGGTGATGGATGGAATATATGCTATTAAAGGTAGTAATTTAGAGAAAGGGCATTTTTGCCTTTCAAAAGTTGCTAATAAATTGATAAAACAAGGAGCAGTAGCAATTATAGCAGGTTGTACAGAAATTCCTCTTGTACTTAGATCGTCCCAAGATATTTGTATCATTGATCCAACAGAAATTTTAGCAAAAACGGTAATTAAAACAGCTAATGAAACAAATAAGAAAATTCAATTGGTGTAA